The Megalobrama amblycephala isolate DHTTF-2021 linkage group LG13, ASM1881202v1, whole genome shotgun sequence genome contains a region encoding:
- the trim35-28 gene encoding tripartite motif containing 35-28 has translation MADCSDEDITDRPSLLESDLTCPVCKDIFREPVLLSCSHSFCKQCLESSWKGQAKQQCPMCRKNCDGETPIPNRALNNTCVSYKKERNWRTGPSFDEVSCGLHQRPFQLFCIKDEEPVCVDCVTLHPGHELVPIDQGVPFCKDELNLKIKILETKQDSFKRMKKRYRDTISFIEGQTKEAEAQIKQEIERLHQVLNEEETTRINALYREENEKKMIMNERIEIITRDISALAELIQSVKREMGAEDLTFLQNFQKLKRRTQWTGDEPRKVEGALINMALHVGALGYKIWENMQSHVTCLPVILDPNTVSPWLSISPDFSSVQESPERQSFPDNPERFDPCVFVLGSEGFSSGRHRWEVRVADHPKWILGVCKESVVRKRKFTVTTKAGVWTIGLSKGIYNALTTPRTVLNLERRPETIRVKVNMEKGEVSFWDTGNNKHLCTYNDKFNERLFPIFGPGLQSTPISILPAKVTIHKQ, from the exons ATGGCAGACTGCAGTGACGAAGATATCACAGACAGACCATCTCTTCTCGAATCAGACTTGACGTGTCCTGTGTGCAAAGACATCTTTAGGGAACCCGTGTTGCTCTCGTGTAGCCACAGTTTCTGTAAGCAATGTCTGGAGAGCAGCTGGAAGGGCCAGGCGAAACAGCAATGCCCGATGTGCCGAAAAAACTGTGACGGAGAGACACCGATCCCCAACCGCGCACTAAACAACACCTGCGTATCCTATAAAAAGGAGAGGAACTGGAGAACAGGTCCGAGTTTCGATGAGGTCAGCTGTGGTTTGCACCAGCGCCCCTTCCAGCTCTTCTGCATTAAAGACGAGGAGCCAGTGTGCGTGgactgcgtgacacttcacccAGGACACGAGCTGGTGCCAATAGATCAGGGAGTACCTTTCTGCAAG GATGAGCTTaacttgaaaataaaaatactggaAACTAAGCAGGATTCCttcaaaagaatgaaaaaaagatATAGAGACACAATCTCCTTTATTGAG GGCCAGACTAAAGAGGCAGAAGCGCAAATCAAACAGGAGATTGAGAGACTTCATCAGGTCTTAAATGAAGAGGAGACAACTAGAATAAATGCTTTGTATAGAGAAGAAAATGAGAAGAAGATGATTATGAATGAGAGGATTGAAATCATTACTCGTGATATTTCAGCTCTTGCGGAATTAATTCAATCAGTAAAGAGGGAAATGGGAGCAGAGGATTTGACTTTCCTTCag aacTTCCAGAAACTAAAAAGACG AACCCAGTGGACTGGTGACGAACCAAGGAAGGTTGAAGGAGCTCTTATTAACATGGCCTTGCATGTAGGAGCTTTGGGTTACAAAATCTGGGAAAATATGCAATCTCATGTCACATGTT TGCCTGTAATCCTGGATCCCAACACAGTCTCGCCTTGGCTCTCTATATCTCCTGATTTTTCCAGTGTGCAAGAGAGTCCTGAGAGGCAGTCTTTCCCAGACAACCCTGAGAGGTTTGATCCATGTGTTTTTGTTCTTGGCTCAGAAGGTTTCTCCTCAGGGCGCCACCGTTGGGAGGTTCGTGTGGCTGACCACCCCAAATGGATCTTGGGAGTGTGCAAGGAGTCAGTGGTTCGGAAGAGGAAGTTCACAGTGACAACAAAAGCAGGAGTGTGGACCATCGGCCTGAGTAAAGGGATCTACAATGCTCTGACCACTCCACGCACTGTGCTGAATCTAGAGAGACGGCCAGAAACCATCAGAGTAAAGGTCAATATGGAGAAGGGAGAGGTGTCCTTCTGGGATACAGGCAACAACAAGCACCTGTGCACGTATAATGATAAGTTCAATGAAAGGCTCTTCCCCATCTTTGGCCCAGGGCTCCAGAGCACACCCATCTCTATCTTGCCTGCTAAAGTGACCATACACAAACAATAA